The Chaetodon auriga isolate fChaAug3 chromosome 2, fChaAug3.hap1, whole genome shotgun sequence genome segment TTCAAACACTTGTAATCACTTCTGGCAGGATGAATGATCACCGCATCACAGATAAGTTTATATTCATGTCACATCCACACTGCCACTCAGAGTGCGGCCCTGCTTTTAAACGTGGAGCTGCTGACCATCTATCATCAACTGTCAATCGTCAGCAGAGAAGTAAGATCGCAGGAAATTCCACTGCGAAAACATCTTGACATTAATATTCATGCGTGAAGCAACACAGAGCACTTTCAAACCAGGAGGCAATGAGTGCAGACAATAACCCCAAAGTGCTTTAAACTTCAAActtcttccccctcctccatcGTTCTGTGTGTTACTCACTTGCATTCGTATGTGTTTGGGTAGAAGGGATGCTCATGAGGGTGCTGGGCGTCCCACCGCTGACAGGGGATGCCTGATGTCGTCTCGTTGACTTTGCCTCGGTAATCCTCCCCGCGGCCGCGGAAGCAGTTGGTCGTGAAGCTGGAGCGCTGGCGTTTCTCAACCCGCACCTCAGCTGGAGGGAAGGAGCAGGGTGAGGAGGAAATAAATTAGCACTGCAGGTGACCTCTGGACTTCACAGAGGTGAGCTCAGTTAATATGGTTAATGTTAATATGAGCAAagtgaaggacagagaggaatcTGGAACTTATGTTCTGCTATTGTAGTGAAATTAAAGTCAAAACTcacaatatatatatgtacgtatttatgtttatttctttctcttttccagtGCATTCAATATGATGATACAGAATGACTGAGGCTACAAACTGCTGCATACTGAAGGTGGCTGTGCAACTGAGTGTGTTCACAGTAAGTGAAGCTATTGATCTGAGAGCAGAAAGTTTAAGATGCACACACGTACGAGCAGGTTGACGTGGCATCACAGTGGCCAATCATTGAGAGCCAATCATGGTTCAGTATGTAACTTCCATAAGTGTGATGTGATGAAACTGTGAAGCTCACACACATTGACTGAGAATTGACTTTTGAGTGAGTAGATGTAACTTAACGAGGTGATCCAAACTTttggtgtaaaaacaaaactgcatcaGACCCAAATGATTATGTTTATGTCTGAAAAACCTCAGCGGATCTTCACTAAATCTGATCAATCAATCTGTCTGTCATCATGTAAGAATGATTCCAGTGTTACCATGAAGTcaagataaaagaaaacaaacagctttttcaAGTGTGACTAAGAAGATTAAATCCAGGATTTTGATTCTCTGTTTAAATTCCTCAAATGCAGAGAGACTTTTTTCCCTGTTGGCTCATTTTTTAAATCCAGAATCTGACATCTGACAACAGATTTCTCCCAGTTTTCTTctgattttgatttgtttttgtcaaaaaacagaaaaaatacactgaaaataagaaataaaagtttGTCCTCTTCATgtaaaaaccccaaaacaagaATGAAACTATGTGACATTTTTATCTGTATGCTGACTGGTTTCAGGAGATTTGATCTTGAGCAGCGTTTCGTTTTTTTGCCCAATGCTGCACCACAAGATGGTGCTGTCCTAAAGCGCTTTGGCCGCAGTGATCTCTGTCCTCGGTGGAAGTGCCAACGTTGCCAATATCATGTTGCACAACTCATGTTGAAATTCTGGAGAAAACACTGACGCCTTGTTTGGGTTTGTTTATTTACTCAAGTTCAGACGCTAAAAGTTCAGCTTTTGAGTTTGGCAGGGCATCATTTATGAACCGTTACACATAGCGGTCCAAACTTCATATATAATGGTATCTTAAAGAAACCACATTGAAAACAAGTACAAAATACCTTTTACCATCTATCATATCTTAAACTTAGTTTTTATGTATATTTGTAAAATAATTGTACTCCTACTACTTCAAATGAAAGCTTCAGTGCATTCACAacgaaatgaaaattaaaataatctgaataaagagaaataaaataaaaagaaaacactgtaatTAACATTTAATTAACCTGCAGCCCTGTGAGACAACGCAGGGCTCGAATCACTGACAAACATGTGCACACTTTGGCCACATTTACTCTCACATCAAAGAGAATCATTGGGGCAACTGTGCTGAAGTGTCTCAACGATTTGGGAAGTAatttgcacaaacacagaaaaggtgatttttctaaatttaaTTACAGCGAATTAATGAGACTCCCTAATTCCACTGTGTCTCCTAATGCGACAGGAATCACCTCAATTCAGCTCACGTTGAATAAAActaattacaaaaaacaaagcggAAGGAGCAAGCAGGAAGGTCTGATCCAGCAAACGAGTGCTGTGATACGAAACATTACAGTAATACATTATTCAAGACAGCAACGcgtattttcattattttaatctcaattaatcaattaattagcTGGTCTATAAACTGTcacaaaactgtgaaaaatgagtCCAAGCTGACGACCATTAGTCCAAACCCAGAGACAATCAGGCTGCtatcaaagaaagaaacaagtCAAAtcatttgaggaggaggaaacggagaatctttggcatttttgctcaAACTGCCCAACTGATTATCCTGCTTCTGATCAACTTATCAATGAATCAACTGATCGCCCCATCTCTTGTCTCATTATGAGCATTTCTAGTAGTGAACAAAAGCCACATCTTACTGCACTTGCTGATCTCacagttctctctctccacctcagtgTCTGTGGTGTAACACCAGGGCACTGGAGAGGCGTCGGGGTTTCGGCAGTAGTTGTCATCCAGACTCTTATCAGGGTACCTGAAACACACAATGAGGTGAAAAACACAAGTACAAGCCCGACTCCAAAAAGGTTCAgcttcacaggtaaacaggttgattggtaacaggtgatagcatcatgattggtaCACAGTAGTTTCTAATTAATATGGCTAATTAGGCACATGACAGGTAATGCAGTGATGAATACTTGAGTACTTTTCAGGCTGGTAGATGTGCTGGTGAGGGTACTGCTGGTCCCATCTCTGACACTCTCTGCCACTCACAGTGTGGTCAACCTGCCCTCTGTAGTCCTCTCCGTTACATGTGATGCATACCTCTGCaagcaaaaccacaaacacaccttcaaaGTCCTTCAAAGTCAGagacatgaggaaaaaaaacacaacatcaccCACACAGGAACACTTTATGTGACAGGTCCCATAATTTGCGAATAATGTCCTTGAAAGGAGCTGATTTAGTACTAATTACAGCAGGGAACGCGCAGGCTGTGTTCAGCTGGTACACTTGGTAATTACAACCTTCTTTTACCAAAGTAACCATCTTTTAGTCAGtgcacagcaggcagctgaacGTGcaataaatgtgacatttgtttttctgtgtacacacacaaatcagtgCGGGGAGTAAACTTTACAGCAAgctaaatgaatattttcttggGTTTAAATGGGTCTGTATCCGCTCTTTCAAGGAAACTCCTCTAGAAATCAACACCCACTTATAAACTGCACTCAACTATGAAACTACACATTAATGTTCCCGGTTAGTTCTTTAAAAACTCAAGCGAATGAATGAGTCATTACTGTGTGTACTTTCTCAGAATTGTCTCTGTGTTCCCTGTAATTAGTACCAAATTATGTCATTCAGTCCAGGCAAGTTTGTAGAAAATGATGGAGACATTCACACGTTCGCGCTGTTTCCGTACAGCATGGGGATGTATATAAACGTATGGGACGTACCGTCTTTGCACTGGGGGATGTTGCAGCTTTCATAACGTCGCTCGGGGTCGGTGGTGTAACACCACGGACCGATTCGATCCCCATCAGGATTCCTGCAGTAGTTCAGCTCCAGACCATTAGTAGCAGTGGGAGTCCACCTGAGCCGGACAGGGAGCATGGCATTGAGACGGACTGTTTCAGTTATCATACAGCTCTGTGCCTGCAGCACTGCACTGGAGGTTGGggttgtttttgcctttttttcgctgcagtgcagtgtgtccAAATACTGCATGAAATCCTCTAAAACCATCTATCAGAGGAAGACGTGTCTCACCTGTGATCGTGCGGAAACTTGGACCACCACTGCTGGCAGGTGAGCCCACTTTTTGTGGTGAAGACTTTCCCTCGGTAGTCTTCTCCTTTACCCACGATGCACTTTCTGACGTAGACTtcacaagaaaagcaaacaatCAAGCACCTCCAGCATGGACACACTGATCTCTAACGTCACACGAGTCTTACCCTTCTTCTCATAAAGGTCACAGTTGACGTTTCTCTTCACCTCTGCGTTGCTGCCGTCGCCCACCCAGGGCAGGTGTTTACAGGTGACTGTCGGACGTGTCTCGTAGTTGAACGCTCTGGTGGTGAGAGATATTTAAAGTTTTATACCTTCAAATTTACAATGAAGTATCCTAAGTTCTCCTTAATCACTGTCTGAATGATaataaagataagataaatCAGCCTTTGGCCACATAGAGAATATTTGTTAATGGATCAGTTCATTgctgattttggtcttttcacagacaataagaaaaaaaaaaataggctaTTACCAGATGTATCCTTTAATTCACTTTACAGTTAACCATTAAGTTTACAGGCTGCAAACTGTAAGGTACACAAAGTCAGTGATGAGCATGTTTTGGCCCTGAGGATGCTCTGTGGCTCAACAAATGATTGACTCAAACATGAGCTCATGGGATCTTTTTACATAAGCTGTTAAATAAAGTCatcaactgaaaataaaaacgcTATTATAATTATAGCCTTGTTGGGGGAAAAAGGTGCCTTACAAGCTGTTGCATTAACACGGTTAAAGTGTGGATACCTGCAGTCCAGAGACTGTGAGCAGCGTGTGGCACAGTCCTCCAGGTTCAGACCAGGTGACAGCAACACTCGAGCTGAGTTCCAGGAGGTGGGCACCAGCTCTCTGCCCTCAGAGCGCTGGAAGTCATTCAGAGGACTGCGGTAGCCTGGTAATGCAGAACAGAAGAGTCAGGAAAGGGGCTAAACATCCCTGTTTTCCAGGTTGGAGCGCAGATGGTCACTGgtaccagctgcaacattttgGGCACGAGCCTGCACACATATAACCTTTGGACCAAGACACTGCCGCTGGTTTGTGagaccagagagcagaaaaagcagaaaaaagtacACATCTGGTTACTGAAGCAGACCACTGCTTCTACTACTAATTCTGGTGTACAATCATGGAATATTATTACATAATAATCCTAGtgctcataaaaaaaaataggacATTGAAAATAACAGATGTTACAGATACAGATGTTCTTTATAGTCACTAAACAGGCCTTTAGTCTTAATCTGGTGCTACAATTCACAATAAAACTAAAAGATCAGACTCCTCATAATAACTCAGATAATTACATAATGATCAGTCATTTATGATTGAATATAATAAGGATAATAAAAAGTTTCTTACCAGTGGCCAGTCCGACTGtcaggagaaaatgaagcagcCACAGTTTCATAGTTTGTGGTCTGTGGACGATGAAGACTTTTATAACACTGGATGAAGTCAGACTGAGATCCCCTTCTCTTCTGACGGGCTTGGGCTGTCAAACATGCGATCACAGGTCGAGCTGGCAGtgagtaaataataaaaaaaaccctcaaaagtTCAGCAGAATGTGAGAAATCCAGGcagaaaaatcagaaaacacaaaacaaggaCTGAAAGACAGCCACCCACAGGCGAACACTGAGCCCTTACTCAAACAGAGGCCCTAATCCCCAAAACACAGCCAATCAATACGCGTATCAATCATTAATGAAGAGTGGCACATCAGTCCTTGTTCATGCACTTTTTTCATGATACTCAAATAGTCTGACAACAAAGGAGCGATAAACCCGCATGTTTTGCGCCAACACACACGTCTGAGCTGCGTTTTcaactgctgctgaaacaaaagcagctgtttaCAAACGCTGGACGACCGCAGAATAACTCCCAGagtttttattcctctcttgaaataaagtgaaactcGTTATGGAAATGTTTGCTGAGGTTAACACATCAAGGCAGAAACATAGGGGTCATTTTCTCACATGCTTTCATGCtctgactcactgctgcagcCCGTGcagtcgccccctgctggccgtCAGCGAGAATGCGGCGTCAACGCACTTCCGCAAGTCCTCAGAAGCCCCGTCCCCTTTTCACCCAGTCAGCGctcactctgctgctggttcaggGCGAAACAGCCACATTCCGTCAATCAGCCGTCGCTAATTACTGGAAGCTGTCAGGTAAGAAGATGATTTTCTCACCGTGTTTGTGACGCAGagcaaaagcacaaataaaacgCTGCAATCTGGACTTTGATCAGGCTGTTTAACGCGCCAGCTGTGCACAAACTCCTGGTCTGCTCTCAAACTGCACAACTTCACTGACCAGCAGTGGACAGCGGAATAAAAGTCCATTATTTCAACGCACAGGGACAGTTTAACAGGGAGACCCTGCTGCAGCAGGTCGTTTGTGGAGCAGTTCACAATGTTTGGCTTGAAACTGTTCCAGAGGTGTGGCTGCCTtcactgtggagctgctggtgaGATAAAGATGGATGGCCTTTCTGTGctaaaagtgaaagaaataaaCTTCCCACCTGGTTCCACCTGCTCCTTTCATATGGAAGCTTTTGCTGTATTTGGTAGTTTGTTGTCAAGCTGCTTACTGCACCTAAAtgcttctactccaccacatcTGAGAAGGATGTACTTTACATGGACATCTGTAAGCAGCATGCAGTATTTGTCTAGTCATACATCCTCCtatgaaaacataattttacTATATATTCATTCTTTATGTGTTAACGAGCGGCTTCCATGTGTGGGTGTCCACAGAGGGACTCGAAGCTGGTGACAAATACATGGTTCAACACTTTAATCTGCTTACAGCTCCATCACAGTGTGTTATAAACCGTATATCATAATGTTTATGTACTGCCAATAAAACAGGATATAAAGGGTGATTTTAGGCTCGAGGTGATGTTTTGAACGTGCGTATAATTCAAGaacaataatataaaacagaaaaaaagcagcaaatcctcacatttgagaaactggaCCAAGAGACTGTTTgtcaaaatgattgattgattgttgaAACTGTCATTTTCTGCTCACTGACTCATCGATTAATGGCTTCAGCTCTACTTTATTTTCTCAGAATTATCATAGTGTTTCTCCATATTTAACTCTGCCAACCTGCCAGACCTGTATGTACAATGTCCTCTGGGGGTTTTTATGTCATCTCAGAGacattttttaatatataaataaaacctgAGAGCTTTGTGTGCTCTCACCACAGTGGAAGAAGAAGTATTAAGCTCCTGAGGTAGTTATACCACACTGTGATAATACTCACTCACAAgcaaaaagtcctgcattcagaatgGGCCTGAAGTAAAAGTGGTTTTTAGTGTTAAAGCGCAGTCTGAGTTGTTGTAACAGAAACatgatttctgctgtttttctgctcaggATGTCAGCTGTGAAGATGTCGGAGGGGAGCGTGCAGCTGGAGTGCTGCAAAGAGCCGCTCTTCTACAGACAAAGTGAACCTGCCTCAGGGGAAGTGAAGATGTCAGTGTTACTCCTTCACGGCATCCGTTTCTCTTCAGAAAACTGGCTCAACATCGGCACTATGGAGATTCTGGCCAAAGCAGGCTGCCGTGCCGTAGCCATCGACCTGCCAGGTGAGTCAGACGGGAACAAGCGCCACCGTTTTCACTGCTTCACACATGTCCGGACCACCAACTGGGCAAAAATGAAATCTGCCAATTTTCTTTCTCCTAAAGCTGCGTTTTCAAAGTCAGCCCACCAGGGGGCCTCACATCCTATCAGacaaagccttttttttaaagcctaTATTAGTTTACATTTTGGCAAGTTGTCACCATATAAAAATATGCCGAATTAGCTATCAGCACTTCCTGCTTGCGTTGCACCCATGAATGCAGAGACAACTTTCACTGGATGACTTTGATCCTGCTGAAAACTTAAAAACGTGATGATTCTCAGCCAAGTCTGGTGTTATAAGCAGTGTCTTTTATACTAAATGGATTGATGGACGTTTATTCATGACGGACATTGGAGATAATGATACGCTTTGGAAGTGGAAGTCACAAAACATGTGTGTCATGTCTGCGTGTTCAGATTGTCACTGATGGTGCTGTGCTTCATGCAAACTGGGACAACTGGGCGTTAAGGGTTTTAAATGAATtgtcacagctgcagcccaGAATGCTGACGGTGTCGGTAAGCAGTTAAATCAGACTGCAAAAACctgcttcctgttgtttttacaaCCCGTCCACTGTGTGCAgcatctctgtctcctctgatcTAAAGAATCTGGTGTCCAACATCGTgacctctgtctgtccacagggCTCGGCCGGTCTAAGTCAGCCAAGGCCCCGGTAGCGATCGGAGAACTGGCCCCTGCAGGCTTCCTGAAAGAGGTGTGTGAGCAGCTGAGCCTGAGCTCGGTGGTGTTGATCAGCCCGTCCCTCAGCGGGAGTTactccctccccttcctcctccagcaccagGCCCTGGTCCGAGCCTACGTCCCCGTGGCTCCCATCTGCAGTGACAAATTCACAGCAGAGCAGTACCAGAGCGTAAAGGTACGGCCTTTTATGCCTCTACTTTAAATTCCTTTGTAGTTTCCTGTCCTGCAgaactttctttttttacagtatgtgtgctcttcatttcctctttaaAGGATAGCTCAAGCAACCGTGAATGTCAACCTGATTTTCCCGCAActccttctctcccttttcAAAGGAGCCTGTGGATTTTTACATGCGACCACGAGAGGAGCAGATATCACGTGACTTTACACTTTCACAGACGCCGCCGGCTTTCATCCGGCTCCCAACCAGTTCAAAATTCAATTTCTCAAACAGCAAACCAAGTGAAGGTGCACTAAGCATGAAGGAGACGTGTTTGTACCTGGAAAGTTTAAAAACAAGCGCACGTGTCTGAGTAAATGGGAGAAGTGTCTCGGCTGCTCAGTGATTTGGGGGAAATGTCGCAGCAGAAAGTGACGTGACTTCAAAGTGAGATATGAAAATAACTAAACAGTGAAATCAAACCGCGGTTAGTTTGCATGTTGAGATTTCATGAAAAACATATGAGAGGTGGTTCAGATTAGTGACATGATAATGCAATAAGTAATAGGATGTCACAATTTACTTTTGGTGCTATACATACAGACCACTGTGTATTTTGCTGataatttatttttctcttgacTGGCCATGGGGAGCATTTCTCAGCCGTCAACACAGTTGTAGAAATTGTAGGTTGCAGCGTTTTCAGAGCGTGATTCCTTAAATCTGATCTGAGGCAAAAGTTTTTCTATCACTTTCAAACGGCCACACGGGGTGAAACACGGGTCGTCTGAGAAAGCCGGGAGATGTAATCACAGTTGAAATATGCAGATAATGACACGTTTTCCTGTCTGACTGATCAGTGTGGGTCAGACTGTCTCTGCTCCACCTTAATCCAATGCCGGAAAGGTGCGAGCAGGAGGTTTCCTCAGCTGTTTGACCACATCTGATGGAGTATACTGGTGCTTTAAGTGTCCCACAGCTTTACGTAAATGCAAACTAAAATGCTGTAGCACCCctttaatgcaggactttgtAATGGAGCATATTTACCTACATCTGTGTATCAAGACTTTAAATTTTtgcagagctgctcacagctaaTATTAAGGTCTGTCTCACTACTCGCGTCTTAATCT includes the following:
- the abhd14b gene encoding putative protein-lysine deacylase ABHD14B: MSAVKMSEGSVQLECCKEPLFYRQSEPASGEVKMSVLLLHGIRFSSENWLNIGTMEILAKAGCRAVAIDLPGLGRSKSAKAPVAIGELAPAGFLKEVCEQLSLSSVVLISPSLSGSYSLPFLLQHQALVRAYVPVAPICSDKFTAEQYQSVKVPTLIVYGDQDTELGELSLSNLRNLANHSVVVMKGAGHPCYLDDPDTWHKALTGFLKTL